The genome window TTTAAAAGGTTGTTGAACAACATACGGAAAATAATAGAGTATTTGCATAAAAAATTCTCTCCAAATTAATTCATTTAACCACGTTTCATTGTGCTTTATCGCAAATGCGACACATTTTCGTATACTAATAGTCCCGAATCTAAGAGCTATACCTAATTGTGTTGTACCTTGTTTAGCGGGATAATCTCTATAAGAATGATAATTATCAATGATTTGAATATCTAATATAGGTTGTTCAAATAAAATAGAAGTTTTCAAAAAACCAATTTCTTTCAGTGAAAGAATCGTTTTGAATTCTGTTTTCAAAAATTTACTATAATCAGGCTTATGACATTTATAATCTTCAGTTTTCAAAATCTGTTTCCATTTTTTTGCATACGGAGTATATACTGTATAAGGAGAACCATCTTTCTTTAAAATATCTTTCTTGTCAAAAATTACTTGATCTTTAAATGCTTTAAACGAAATGTTATATAACTTAAAATAATTGTAAATTGAAGTATCTCTTTTAATTGCTAAAGGTTCATAGTCACGATTACAAAATATAGAATGAATAGCAAACTCTGTAGAAAGTTGCTTAAAAATTTTGAAAGGATCACCATAATATACATGGAGACTTGTCCCAAAGGATTTTAATTGATCATTAATCTTTTGAAGCGCTTGATGAATATAATCCACCCTCTTATCTTTCTTGTCATCCAGTTGTCGTAGAATACCTTCATCAAAAATAAAAATAGGTAACACATGAACTCCAGATGAAAGAGCGTGGTACAGTCCAACATTATCTTCTAAACGAAGATCTCTTCGAAACCAAAAAATGGAAATTTTATTTTTCATTTAAAAATGGATTATCATTTCGATTATGTTCTACCCAAACCAAATTCGATATATCAAAACCAATTTCTGAAGCTAATGCAAGAAAGTTTGTTTTAATATTATCTGGAATATCTTTTGTTCTAGATAAAATCCATAAGTAATTTAGATTTTTACCTATAACCAATGCATATTGATAGTTTTTATCCAAAGCAATTACGTTATAACCAGCATAGAAAGGTCCAAAAAAGCTTACTTTTAGCTTTCCTATTTGCTTACCGTCTCTAAATTTTGCTTTACCTATAGCTTGCTTCCATACTTGTTTATCCTTATTAAATCCGCTATTTGAAACCATCAGATTTCCTTTTTTATCAAAAGTGTAGTTAGCGGAGACATTATCCAAGTTTTTTTCAAAACGAAAATCTAAACGAGCGATTTCAAACCAAGTACCTAAATACCGATCAACTTCAAAATTTCGAACAGCTTCTGCCTTTTTAGGAATAGAGGAACATGAATTGGAAAGTATTAACAATCCTATACAAGCTGTTTTCAATAGTATTTTATTTTTCATTTTCATGAGATTTTGATTTAAATAGTTTAAAAAAATAGAGAACTAAAAGAAATTGCGTATATCCATACACAGCATCTTCTATTGGTATAGTTCCCATTCTGATTCCCAAAAAATCATCATTATTATAATTTACAATTGGCGACTCTAATCCTGTACCTGTTAGAATACCATTTACAGGAAAGAAACCAAGCATAAGAATAGTGAAAACAAACGAAGCTTTTCCTATCCAATCTACACAACGAACAAAGTGTAAGTATAGTAAAACAACCAATGTTATAACAGCTGTTAATAGGGTATAAATTCTATCATAATAAAGTAAAGCAACGATTGAACAAACAATCACACTAAAAAAAACAATCAGGTTATTAAAACAGGAAAGCCAATCTAATTTAAAAAATTTATCAAAGCAGAAATAGGTAAATATGCAGGAAAATGGTATACAAATAAAAAACAACCATTCTTCTAAAGGTAGACCTCCTATAAAAAAACCAAGTGTATAATCTGTATTAAACCACCATACTTCTTTAGCTGTAAAATAAATATCCCATGCAATAAATGGAACAGCTACAACAAGTGCTGCCTTAAAAAAAGCTCCAAAATGACGGTGAAAAAGAATACGAGAATCAAAAGATGATAAGAAACAAATAATTATTGTAAAAAATAAAATCAAAATATAAGTATAGGACATCATTTTTGCGCAGAATTAAAGTACATTTTAAAATACTTGAAAGGAACATATAGAAACCCAAAACATTCTCCATCATCTTTATTTAGATGCTTATGATGTTGTTTATGAGCCCTACGAAGAGCAAGAAAATACGGATTCTTTATTCGTTTAAAATAATTTAGTCGTTGATGAATAAAAACATCATGCACAAAAAAATACGCCATGCCATAAAGCATAATTCCTACCCCTACAAAAAACAAGTAACTATAATTATTGAGCGAACCAAAATACATCAAAGCAATAGTCGGAATCGCAAATATCACAAAAAAATAATCGTTTTTTTCAACTGATCCTTTATGGCTATGATCATGATGATCTTTGTGGAGAAACCATAAAAATCCATGCATCACATATTTATGAATAAACCATGTGACAGGCTCCATAAGTACAAATACTAGCAATACTAAAAATAAATTCATACACCTAAGTATTAAATAATTGCTTTAATACTTGATGACGATAATCAAATATTCTATTCAACTTTTTTTTCACCAAAAGAGAATGAACAACATTTCCCAAAACTCCAAAAGGAAGCTCATATTCTACTGTATCTTTCATTAAAATCCCCTTTTCATTGGGAATAAATTCATGAAAATGTTTCCAATATTTATATGGACCTTTTTGTTGAAAATCTGTAAAACTTTGCTGCGGCTCTACTTGAATAATTTTTGTCTGCCATTTCAAAGGAATACCCAATAGCGGTGACACACTATAATCGATAAGCATACCTTCAAAAATTGGCTGATCCTGATCTTCTGACAAAACTGTAAAAGCCATATCTTTAGGTGTGATTTCCGAAAGATTCATTGGAGAAGAAAAAAATCGCCAAGCTGTATCAATATCACAATACAGCTGTTGTTCTCTATACAAACGGTACTTCATCACTTATTTGTTTAAAATTTTTTCAATATTTCTACGCAAATTTATAGACGTTATTTTATGCCAGTTTTCTGATAAGATTTGCGTATCTTCTTCAACCTTTGAATAGTAGTTCAAAAATGAGGGTGCGTTTTTTTGTACCGATAGCCGAATGAATCGCAATTCCAAATTTTCAGGTTCTATACGTATCGCCTCCTCTATATTCTTTTTACCTTTATTAAAAGTTTTAAGTTTATTTAAAGGATGAGACACATGTTTAGCATTGATCGTTTGTACAGCTCCTAGATAACCCAAATAAATAGCGGATTTATTTTTTATACGTTCTAATTCAGCTATTACATTTACACATAATTCTTTGTCATTAGATAACTTAGAATAATTAGCCCTTACCTCTTCAAGAACTACCTCAGTGTCATTTATAAAACCTAAAAATCCCACAATGAGAAACCCTAACATTTTAATCATAACCAAGCAGCTTTATATCTTATGTAACTTTTAAACGCAACAAAAGCTTTTTCAGAATTAGCTATTCTAATTCTTCCATTTAAAATTTCTTTGGATGATTTTTTTTTGATCTTCTTAAACAAAGAAAGATAATATTTGTAAGCAAGATAAACACCAAAAATTGAAGAAGCTGGAAGTTTTTTAATCCCAATCAACGCTTCATCAAATTCTTCTTCTATTTCTTTTTCAATTGCGTATTTTATCTTATTATCAAAACCACTTATATCCACATTCGGAAAATAAGTCCTTCCCAAAATATGATAATCCTCTTTCAAATCTCGAAGAAAATTAATTTTCTGAAAAGCAGAACCCAATTTCATTGCATAAGGTTTTAATTCTGCATACTTATCTTTATTACCATCTGTAAAAACCTGTAAACACATGAGTCCTACTACCTCAGCAGAACCTAAAATATAGGTTTTGTATAAGTCCGAGTCATATTCTATTTGTTGCAAGTCCATTTCCATACTACTCAAAAATTGATCGATAAGTTCTTTATCAATCTTATAATAATTTACAGTCTCTTGAAATGATTGTAAGATGGGATTAAGCGATATCCTCTCATTTAATGCATGTAAAGTTTCTTTTCGTAATCTTTTTAAAAGCTTCTCTTTGTTATATGCATGAAAACTATCTACGATTTCATCTGCCAACCTTACATAACCATATATCGCATAAATAGCCGATCGAATACAAGGTTTTAAAGCGAGAATCCCCAAAGAAAAACTTGTGCTATATTTTTGAGTTGTCATCTTACTCACCGAATAAGAAAGCTCATCAAATAATTGTTTCATATAGAATTATTTTTTTATTTTGTTGATCTCATTGGCCACTATTTTACCAGATATAATAGAGGGAGGAACTCCTGGTCCAGGAACAGTTAACTGACCGGTATAAAATAAATTTTTTAGCTTTTTATTTCTTATTTTAGGTTTTAATACTGCTGTTTGATCAAGTGTATTAGCCAATCCATAAGCATTACCACCATAAGCATTATAATCGGACACAAAATCTTTGACACAATAACTTCTTTTAAATTCAATTTTAGATTGCAAATCTACAATACCTGTATGCTTTTCTAATCGTGAAAGCATTTCCATTAAATACTTCTGACGCACAAATTCATTGTCATCTATTCCTGTTGCAATCGGCATTAGTAAAAACAAATTTTCTTTCCCTTCTGGTGCAACAGAATGATCAGTTTTTGATGGACAACAAGCATAAAACAAAGGTTTTTCAGGCCATCTTTTCTTTTCGTATATGCTATCTATATGTAGATCTAATTCATGTTCAAAGAATAATGTATGATGTTTTAAATGCGGAATAGTTTCATTAAAACCAAGATAAAAAATCAAACTAGATGGAGCAAATGTTCTTTCTTCCCAATAGTCAGCCGTATAATTTCTATATTCTGCGTTCAAAAGTGTTTCTGTATGATGATAATCAGAAGAAGCAATCACTTCATCAAATTCATAGATTTCATCATTTATAACAATGGAACTTACTCTTTTATCTATTACATTTATTTTATCAACATTACAATTAAAATGAAAGTGCGCCCCTTGTTCTTCTGCTACTTTTTTCATTGCTAATACCAGCTGATAAAAACCTCCTTTAGGATAATAAGTACCTAATACGTAACCGCCATAATTCATCAAACTATACAATGCAGGAATCTTTTCAGGAGATGCGCCCAAAAATATAACTGGGAACTCCATCAAAGCTCTCAATTTCTTATCTTTAAAATATCGTGCAACATATGTTCTGAAATTAGAAAGTAAATCCAATTTCAATGCATTTTTAGCAATTTTAAGAGATACAAATTCAGTCCAATTAGTACAAGGTTTATGTACAAAATCCTTCATTCCTACTTCATATTTAAATTTGGCAGATTTCATAAATTTTTCTAATTGAAAACTAGCTCCTTTCTCTATTTTTTCGAAGGTTTCTTTTAATACTTCAAAATTTTCAGGTACATCTAATTTTTCATCCGAAAAAATCATCTCAAATTGAGGATTTAACGATATCAATTCAAAAAAAGAAGAAGTGGCATAACCAAAATCCTCAAAGAAATCTTGTATAACATCTGGCATCCAATACCAGCTAGGTCCCATATCAAATACATAACCTTCTTCTGTTTTTAATTGTCTTGCTCTTCCGCCTGGCTGATTATGTTTCTCAAATACATGTACTTCATGTCCTTGTTTCGCTGTATAAGCAGCAGCTGATAAACCAGAAAATCCAGACCCAATAATGGCTATTCTTTTTTTCATATCTCGTTTTTAACTTCCTTTATATGTAGAATAACCATAAGGAGATACAGTCAATGGTACATGGAAATGCTTATTCCCTTTAATGCGAAAAACAATCTCGATAAAAGGATAAAGTGTTTGCAATTTTTTACTATCAAAATAAGATTGAATATGAAATACGAGTTTATAAACACCGTC of Empedobacter falsenii contains these proteins:
- a CDS encoding cryptochrome/photolyase family protein, with product MKNKISIFWFRRDLRLEDNVGLYHALSSGVHVLPIFIFDEGILRQLDDKKDKRVDYIHQALQKINDQLKSFGTSLHVYYGDPFKIFKQLSTEFAIHSIFCNRDYEPLAIKRDTSIYNYFKLYNISFKAFKDQVIFDKKDILKKDGSPYTVYTPYAKKWKQILKTEDYKCHKPDYSKFLKTEFKTILSLKEIGFLKTSILFEQPILDIQIIDNYHSYRDYPAKQGTTQLGIALRFGTISIRKCVAFAIKHNETWLNELIWREFFMQILYYFPYVVQQPFKAKYSAIKWKNNEKEFKLWCDGKTGYPIVDAGMRELNQTGFMHNRVRMITASFLCKQLLIDWRWGEAYFASKLNDYDLSANNGNWQWVAGSGCDAAPYFRIFNPILQAEKFDRESLYIKKWVMEFGTNDYPSPIIPHNFARDRAISIFKESIKDNY
- a CDS encoding lipocalin family protein; the protein is MKNKILLKTACIGLLILSNSCSSIPKKAEAVRNFEVDRYLGTWFEIARLDFRFEKNLDNVSANYTFDKKGNLMVSNSGFNKDKQVWKQAIGKAKFRDGKQIGKLKVSFFGPFYAGYNVIALDKNYQYALVIGKNLNYLWILSRTKDIPDNIKTNFLALASEIGFDISNLVWVEHNRNDNPFLNEK
- a CDS encoding lycopene cyclase domain-containing protein, yielding MMSYTYILILFFTIIICFLSSFDSRILFHRHFGAFFKAALVVAVPFIAWDIYFTAKEVWWFNTDYTLGFFIGGLPLEEWLFFICIPFSCIFTYFCFDKFFKLDWLSCFNNLIVFFSVIVCSIVALLYYDRIYTLLTAVITLVVLLYLHFVRCVDWIGKASFVFTILMLGFFPVNGILTGTGLESPIVNYNNDDFLGIRMGTIPIEDAVYGYTQFLLVLYFFKLFKSKSHENEK
- a CDS encoding sterol desaturase family protein, whose product is MNLFLVLLVFVLMEPVTWFIHKYVMHGFLWFLHKDHHDHSHKGSVEKNDYFFVIFAIPTIALMYFGSLNNYSYLFFVGVGIMLYGMAYFFVHDVFIHQRLNYFKRIKNPYFLALRRAHKQHHKHLNKDDGECFGFLYVPFKYFKMYFNSAQK
- a CDS encoding SRPBCC family protein, with protein sequence MKYRLYREQQLYCDIDTAWRFFSSPMNLSEITPKDMAFTVLSEDQDQPIFEGMLIDYSVSPLLGIPLKWQTKIIQVEPQQSFTDFQQKGPYKYWKHFHEFIPNEKGILMKDTVEYELPFGVLGNVVHSLLVKKKLNRIFDYRHQVLKQLFNT
- a CDS encoding phytoene/squalene synthase family protein is translated as MKQLFDELSYSVSKMTTQKYSTSFSLGILALKPCIRSAIYAIYGYVRLADEIVDSFHAYNKEKLLKRLRKETLHALNERISLNPILQSFQETVNYYKIDKELIDQFLSSMEMDLQQIEYDSDLYKTYILGSAEVVGLMCLQVFTDGNKDKYAELKPYAMKLGSAFQKINFLRDLKEDYHILGRTYFPNVDISGFDNKIKYAIEKEIEEEFDEALIGIKKLPASSIFGVYLAYKYYLSLFKKIKKKSSKEILNGRIRIANSEKAFVAFKSYIRYKAAWL
- a CDS encoding phytoene desaturase family protein, which encodes MKKRIAIIGSGFSGLSAAAYTAKQGHEVHVFEKHNQPGGRARQLKTEEGYVFDMGPSWYWMPDVIQDFFEDFGYATSSFFELISLNPQFEMIFSDEKLDVPENFEVLKETFEKIEKGASFQLEKFMKSAKFKYEVGMKDFVHKPCTNWTEFVSLKIAKNALKLDLLSNFRTYVARYFKDKKLRALMEFPVIFLGASPEKIPALYSLMNYGGYVLGTYYPKGGFYQLVLAMKKVAEEQGAHFHFNCNVDKINVIDKRVSSIVINDEIYEFDEVIASSDYHHTETLLNAEYRNYTADYWEERTFAPSSLIFYLGFNETIPHLKHHTLFFEHELDLHIDSIYEKKRWPEKPLFYACCPSKTDHSVAPEGKENLFLLMPIATGIDDNEFVRQKYLMEMLSRLEKHTGIVDLQSKIEFKRSYCVKDFVSDYNAYGGNAYGLANTLDQTAVLKPKIRNKKLKNLFYTGQLTVPGPGVPPSIISGKIVANEINKIKK
- the uraH gene encoding hydroxyisourate hydrolase; amino-acid sequence: MSSHILDNSTGEPAPSVSVTLEKMNVDNSWTKVSTQITDKDGRIGNFLPYGQNNDGVYKLVFHIQSYFDSKKLQTLYPFIEIVFRIKGNKHFHVPLTVSPYGYSTYKGS